A genomic stretch from Aminobacter aminovorans includes:
- a CDS encoding DedA family protein produces MIDTFHHLVERFGLVAVFIGCMAEGESFAILGGFFAHQRFFEPWNAFAVAATGAFLGDTLFFVLGRRFSNHKWVRLLRRRPGFSHAFRLVQAHPNLFVLGNRYVYGMRLAGGIAAGLSRIPVPMFLALNGLSALVWAGIFVSLGYVFGLGAEHILGDTLKAHHRLLLGLGIGMAVALATWLLARHIARKQPKD; encoded by the coding sequence ATGATCGACACCTTCCACCATCTCGTCGAACGTTTCGGGCTTGTTGCCGTCTTCATCGGCTGCATGGCCGAAGGCGAGAGTTTCGCTATCCTCGGTGGCTTCTTTGCCCACCAGCGGTTTTTCGAACCCTGGAACGCCTTTGCCGTGGCGGCGACAGGCGCCTTTCTTGGCGACACGCTGTTCTTCGTCCTAGGGCGACGGTTCTCCAACCACAAATGGGTGCGGTTGCTGCGCCGCAGGCCCGGCTTCAGCCATGCCTTCCGCCTGGTGCAGGCGCATCCCAACCTGTTCGTTCTCGGCAACCGCTACGTCTACGGCATGCGCCTGGCCGGCGGCATCGCCGCGGGCCTGTCGCGCATCCCGGTTCCAATGTTTCTTGCCCTCAACGGCCTGTCGGCGCTCGTCTGGGCCGGCATCTTCGTCAGTCTCGGCTACGTATTCGGCCTCGGCGCCGAGCACATCCTCGGCGACACGCTGAAGGCACACCACCGGCTGCTTCTGGGACTTGGTATCGGTATGGCCGTGGCGCTGGCAACCTGGCTCCTGGCCCGCCACATCGCCCGCAAGCAGCCGAAGGATTAG
- a CDS encoding DUF1003 domain-containing protein encodes MNKTVADLAGRWLKRTPEHLSELEHKVLQSAIDRQPVSRNVNDSVAHHESLGERLADGIARVGGSWSFILCFVGFLVVWTMLNAWLLGMGSFDPYPFIFLNLILSMLAAIQAPIIMMSQNRQAERDRIDASHDYAVNLKAEIEIMALHEKLDEIRFQEIILLREQMQQLTAQVQRIADASAGQSPAR; translated from the coding sequence ATGAACAAGACCGTGGCGGACCTCGCCGGACGATGGCTGAAGCGCACACCGGAGCATCTGAGCGAGCTCGAGCACAAGGTTCTGCAGAGCGCGATCGATCGGCAGCCGGTTTCGCGCAACGTCAATGACAGTGTCGCTCACCATGAGAGCCTGGGCGAGCGACTGGCCGACGGCATCGCCCGGGTCGGCGGCTCCTGGAGCTTCATCCTCTGCTTCGTCGGTTTCCTCGTCGTCTGGACGATGCTCAATGCCTGGCTTCTGGGAATGGGCTCGTTCGATCCCTACCCGTTCATCTTCCTCAACCTTATCTTGTCTATGCTCGCGGCCATCCAGGCACCCATCATCATGATGTCGCAGAACCGCCAGGCCGAACGCGACCGCATCGACGCCTCGCACGACTATGCGGTCAACCTGAAGGCCGAGATCGAGATCATGGCGCTGCATGAAAAGCTCGATGAGATCCGCTTCCAGGAGATCATCCTGCTGCGCGAGCAGATGCAGCAGCTGACCGCCCAGGTCCAGCGCATTGCCGACGCCTCCGCAGGTCAGTCGCCGGCGCGATGA
- a CDS encoding DNA-3-methyladenine glycosylase I produces MMDFARIRARAAERKGGEAVLKSLLGPAFDNATLAKVPDDRILSTMAERVFAAGFVWRVIEQKWPGFEEAFLHFEPKRLLFQPHDFWHDLASDKRIVRNPQKIRSVRDNAAFVERVSKEHGSFGRFLSAWPADDQVGLTAYLGKHGSRLGGNTGQYLLRWLGWDTFILSQDMILALRDAGLDIGEAATSKKDQAKVQAQINEWATATRLPRAHISRILSMSIGVNRPAEELASYMGE; encoded by the coding sequence ATGATGGACTTCGCCAGGATCAGGGCCCGCGCCGCGGAGCGCAAGGGCGGCGAGGCGGTGCTGAAGTCGCTGCTGGGGCCGGCGTTCGACAATGCGACGCTTGCCAAGGTCCCTGACGACCGGATCCTGTCAACGATGGCGGAGCGTGTCTTTGCCGCCGGTTTCGTCTGGCGTGTCATCGAGCAGAAATGGCCCGGCTTCGAGGAGGCTTTCCTTCATTTCGAGCCGAAGCGGCTTCTGTTCCAGCCCCACGACTTCTGGCACGATCTCGCCTCCGACAAGCGCATTGTGCGCAATCCGCAAAAGATCCGCTCGGTGCGCGACAACGCCGCCTTTGTCGAGCGCGTGTCCAAGGAACATGGCAGCTTCGGCAGGTTCCTGTCGGCCTGGCCGGCCGACGACCAGGTCGGGCTGACGGCCTATCTCGGCAAGCACGGCAGCCGGCTCGGCGGCAACACCGGCCAATATCTTTTGCGCTGGCTGGGCTGGGACACCTTCATCCTGTCGCAGGACATGATCCTGGCGCTGCGCGACGCCGGTCTCGACATCGGCGAGGCAGCGACCTCCAAGAAAGATCAGGCCAAGGTGCAGGCTCAGATCAACGAATGGGCAACGGCGACCAGGCTGCCGCGGGCACATATCTCGCGCATCCTCTCGATGTCGATCGGCGTCAACCGTCCGGCCGAGGAATTGGCGAGCTACATGGGCGAATGA
- a CDS encoding NAD+ synthase, producing the protein MTKKSPDILRIAVAQLNPTVGDIKGNLAKAREARADAARQGADLVLFTELFLAGYPPEDLVLKPAFLAACERAAEDFAKDTSDNGPGVIIGVPLKRKSGVHNAVVVADGGKIIAERFKVDLPNYGEFDEKRVFQPGPDMPGPINFRGVRIGIPICEDIWGELGVCETLAESGAEILLVPNGSPYYRAKMDVRHQVAIRQVIESGLSLLYANQLGGQDELVFDGASFAINADHSLAFQMSQFEETVAMTTWKRGDEGWACVEGPMSKIPEREEADYRACMLGLRDYVNKNGFKNVVLGLSGGIDSAICAALAVDALGEERLRAIMMPYRYTSKDSLKDAEDCARALGCRYDIVPIHEPVDGFSHALTQLFEGTKEGITEENLQSRARGTILMAVSNKFGSMVVTTGNKSEMSVGYATLYGDMNGGFNPIKDLYKMQVYALSRWRNTHVPPGALGPSGEVIPRNIIDKAPSAELRPNQTDQDSLPPYPVLDDILECLVENEMGVDDIVARGHDRDTVHRIEHLLYIAEYKRRQAAPGVKITKKNFGRDRRYPITNRFRDRG; encoded by the coding sequence ATGACGAAAAAATCTCCCGATATCCTGCGCATCGCCGTTGCCCAGCTCAACCCGACGGTCGGCGACATCAAGGGCAATCTCGCCAAGGCGCGCGAGGCGAGGGCGGACGCGGCGCGACAGGGTGCCGATCTGGTGCTGTTCACCGAACTGTTCCTCGCCGGTTATCCGCCGGAGGACCTGGTGCTCAAGCCGGCCTTCCTGGCTGCCTGCGAGCGTGCGGCGGAAGATTTCGCCAAGGACACATCGGACAATGGCCCCGGCGTCATCATCGGCGTGCCGCTCAAGCGCAAGAGCGGCGTGCACAATGCGGTCGTCGTTGCCGATGGCGGCAAGATCATTGCCGAGCGCTTCAAGGTCGACCTGCCCAACTATGGCGAGTTCGACGAGAAGCGTGTGTTCCAGCCCGGTCCCGACATGCCGGGTCCGATCAATTTCCGTGGCGTTCGCATCGGTATCCCGATCTGCGAGGACATCTGGGGTGAGCTCGGCGTCTGCGAGACGCTGGCCGAGAGTGGTGCTGAAATCCTGCTCGTGCCCAACGGCTCACCCTATTATCGCGCCAAGATGGACGTGCGTCATCAGGTGGCGATCCGTCAGGTGATCGAGAGCGGCCTGTCGCTGCTCTATGCCAACCAGCTCGGCGGGCAGGACGAACTCGTCTTCGACGGCGCTTCCTTCGCCATCAACGCCGACCATTCGCTGGCGTTCCAGATGAGCCAGTTCGAAGAGACGGTGGCGATGACCACCTGGAAGCGCGGCGACGAAGGCTGGGCCTGCGTCGAAGGGCCGATGTCGAAAATCCCCGAGCGCGAGGAGGCCGATTATCGCGCCTGCATGCTGGGACTGCGCGACTACGTCAACAAGAACGGCTTCAAGAACGTCGTGCTTGGCCTTTCCGGCGGCATCGATTCGGCGATCTGCGCGGCACTCGCCGTCGACGCGCTCGGCGAGGAGCGGCTCAGGGCGATCATGATGCCCTATCGCTATACCTCGAAGGATTCGCTCAAGGACGCCGAGGATTGCGCCCGGGCGCTCGGCTGCCGTTACGACATCGTGCCGATCCACGAGCCGGTCGACGGTTTCTCGCATGCGCTGACGCAACTGTTCGAGGGTACCAAGGAAGGCATCACCGAAGAGAACCTGCAGAGCCGCGCCCGCGGCACGATCCTGATGGCGGTATCCAACAAGTTCGGCTCGATGGTGGTGACGACCGGCAACAAGAGCGAAATGTCGGTCGGCTATGCCACGCTCTATGGCGACATGAATGGCGGCTTCAATCCGATCAAGGACCTCTACAAGATGCAGGTCTACGCGCTGTCGCGCTGGCGCAATACCCATGTGCCGCCCGGGGCGCTCGGCCCCTCGGGCGAGGTGATCCCCAGGAACATCATCGACAAGGCGCCCTCGGCGGAACTCCGGCCCAACCAGACCGACCAGGATTCGCTGCCGCCCTATCCGGTGCTCGACGACATCCTCGAATGCCTGGTCGAGAACGAGATGGGCGTCGACGACATCGTCGCGCGCGGTCACGACCGCGACACGGTGCACCGGATCGAACACCTGCTCTACATCGCCGAATACAAAAGGCGGCAGGCAGCACCCGGGGTGAAGATCACCAAGAAGAATTTCGGCCGTGATCGCCGCTACCCTATCACGAACAGATTCAGGGATCGTGGCTAA
- a CDS encoding GNAT family N-acetyltransferase: MAEVEISFDVSRIDFDKTSEVIKASYWGEGRTDEIHRRAFAYSLCLGAYVDGEQVGFARAITDYACFAYVADVIVWPERRGLGIGKKLIAALLDHPALATVTGFSLRTSDAHSLYEQFGFVTSTDGMYMRLSRQPTAQG; encoded by the coding sequence ATGGCCGAGGTCGAGATCAGTTTCGACGTATCGCGCATCGACTTCGACAAGACGTCGGAGGTCATCAAGGCGAGCTACTGGGGCGAGGGCCGAACCGACGAAATTCATCGCCGGGCCTTCGCCTATTCGCTGTGCCTGGGCGCCTATGTCGACGGCGAACAGGTCGGTTTCGCCCGCGCCATCACCGACTATGCCTGCTTTGCCTATGTCGCCGACGTCATTGTCTGGCCTGAGCGGCGCGGCCTCGGCATCGGCAAGAAGCTGATCGCAGCACTGCTCGACCATCCGGCGCTTGCCACCGTGACTGGCTTCTCGCTCAGGACCTCGGACGCGCACAGCCTCTATGAACAATTCGGCTTCGTAACCTCGACTGACGGCATGTACATGCGCCTGTCCAGGCAGCCGACAGCCCAGGGATAG
- a CDS encoding MFS transporter yields the protein MSYISFVRDNPRWLAGGFLLTFFSTFGMTSFIALSAGDIRRDYGLSHGEFGTLYMVATLASALSLPRLGQIVDRYSTRKVALFIVPMLALASASMALSQHLVILFVAIYLLRLFGQGMMAHTAYTATARWFSAQRGRALSTVILGHNAGDAVIPMGFVLIATSVGWRDGWLLAAAALALIAVPAIALLVAVDRKPRSSDPVASQIDARDWTRAEVVRDPIFYVLLLGVMAPGLIVTTLFFHQVYLVELRGWSLEVFASSFLVTAVVNAAFTLVVGQLIDRFSGVSLLPFVLLPLGLACLLLGLVDAQWSAFGFMALLGISNGLSTTLFGAIWPEVYGLRHLGSIRALIVSAGVFASAIGPGLTGFLIDGGVSYPGQIVAMAVYCFAISFVLLLASRRIRARSHIQAAPAVVGM from the coding sequence GTGTCCTACATCTCCTTTGTTCGCGACAACCCGCGCTGGCTGGCCGGCGGGTTCCTGCTCACCTTCTTTTCGACCTTCGGCATGACCTCTTTCATCGCGCTGTCGGCCGGCGACATCCGTCGCGATTATGGGCTGTCGCACGGCGAGTTCGGCACGCTCTACATGGTCGCCACATTGGCCAGCGCCTTGAGCCTGCCGCGGCTTGGCCAGATCGTCGACCGTTACAGTACGCGGAAGGTGGCGCTGTTCATCGTGCCGATGCTGGCGCTGGCGAGTGCATCGATGGCACTGTCGCAGCACCTCGTCATCCTGTTCGTTGCCATCTATCTGCTGCGGCTGTTTGGCCAGGGCATGATGGCGCACACCGCCTATACCGCAACCGCGCGCTGGTTTTCGGCGCAAAGGGGGCGGGCGCTTTCGACCGTCATTCTCGGCCACAACGCCGGCGACGCCGTCATCCCGATGGGTTTCGTGCTGATCGCCACCTCGGTAGGCTGGCGCGACGGCTGGCTGCTTGCAGCGGCGGCGCTGGCGCTCATTGCCGTGCCGGCAATCGCATTGCTGGTTGCCGTCGACCGCAAGCCGCGCTCATCGGACCCGGTGGCAAGTCAGATAGATGCGCGCGACTGGACGCGCGCCGAGGTGGTCCGCGATCCGATCTTCTACGTGCTCTTGCTCGGCGTCATGGCACCGGGCCTGATCGTGACGACCTTGTTCTTCCACCAGGTCTATCTGGTGGAATTGCGTGGCTGGTCGCTCGAAGTGTTCGCCTCGTCCTTTCTGGTGACGGCGGTGGTCAACGCCGCTTTCACGCTTGTCGTCGGCCAGCTCATCGACCGCTTTTCCGGTGTGTCGCTGCTTCCCTTCGTGCTGTTGCCGCTGGGGCTGGCCTGCCTGTTGCTGGGCCTCGTCGACGCGCAATGGAGCGCATTCGGCTTCATGGCGCTGCTCGGCATTTCGAATGGCCTGTCGACGACGCTGTTCGGTGCCATATGGCCTGAAGTCTATGGCCTCAGGCACCTTGGCTCGATCAGGGCGTTGATCGTTTCCGCCGGCGTGTTTGCCTCGGCAATCGGGCCGGGCCTGACCGGGTTCCTGATCGACGGCGGCGTCAGCTACCCCGGCCAGATCGTGGCGATGGCGGTCTACTGCTTCGCCATTTCATTCGTCCTGCTGCTGGCGTCGCGCCGGATCCGCGCGCGAAGCCATATCCAAGCGGCACCAGCCGTGGTTGGGATGTAG
- a CDS encoding ATP-dependent Clp protease proteolytic subunit — MRATMQLVPMVVEQSPRGERSFDIFSRLLRERIVFLNGEVDDNSASLICAQLLFLESENPNREISFYINSPGGVVTSGFAIYDTMQFIRCPVSTLCMGTAGSMGSFLLMAGAPGRRIALPNASVILHQPSGGFRGQASDIERHAEDIIKLKRRMTRLYAEHCGRTEDEVARVLDRDFFFTAEEAKNWGIVDHVYDRRETVEGISGT, encoded by the coding sequence ATGCGCGCCACGATGCAACTCGTCCCCATGGTCGTGGAACAATCGCCGCGAGGCGAACGCTCCTTCGACATCTTTTCCCGGCTGCTGCGCGAGCGGATCGTCTTTCTCAATGGCGAGGTCGACGACAATTCGGCCTCGCTGATCTGCGCGCAACTGCTGTTCCTCGAGTCGGAAAACCCGAACCGCGAAATCTCGTTCTACATCAACTCCCCGGGCGGCGTGGTCACCAGCGGCTTTGCGATCTACGACACGATGCAGTTCATCCGCTGCCCTGTATCGACGCTGTGCATGGGCACGGCGGGCTCGATGGGCTCGTTCCTGCTGATGGCCGGCGCACCCGGCAGGCGCATCGCCTTGCCCAATGCGAGCGTGATCCTGCACCAGCCTTCCGGCGGGTTCCGTGGCCAGGCCTCCGACATCGAGCGCCACGCCGAGGACATCATCAAGCTCAAGCGGCGCATGACCAGGCTCTACGCCGAGCATTGCGGACGCACCGAAGACGAAGTGGCGCGCGTACTCGACCGCGACTTCTTCTTCACGGCAGAAGAAGCCAAGAATTGGGGCATCGTCGACCACGTCTATGACCGCCGCGAAACCGTCGAGGGCATTTCCGGCACGTAG
- a CDS encoding SRPBCC family protein, protein MTDARRQEEIEDTIVVECELAATPEKVWRALTVPEFVASWLDVPAADKVTSDTTGPAYRIIEALPFSRVRYAWNDAMVNEPETFVTFDLEAQPDGGTWFRLTHSVETVRTIASPANSNSPPLMRAAA, encoded by the coding sequence ATGACGGACGCCCGAAGGCAGGAAGAGATCGAGGACACAATCGTCGTCGAATGCGAGCTGGCAGCGACGCCCGAAAAGGTCTGGCGCGCGCTGACGGTGCCGGAATTCGTCGCAAGCTGGCTCGATGTGCCGGCGGCCGACAAGGTCACCTCCGATACGACCGGCCCCGCCTATCGCATCATCGAGGCCCTGCCCTTCTCGCGCGTTCGCTACGCCTGGAACGACGCCATGGTGAACGAGCCCGAAACCTTTGTGACCTTCGATCTCGAAGCACAACCGGACGGCGGCACATGGTTCCGCCTGACCCATAGCGTCGAGACGGTGAGAACCATCGCCTCGCCGGCGAATTCGAACAGCCCACCGCTGATGCGCGCCGCCGCCTAA
- a CDS encoding ArsR/SmtB family transcription factor: MNESEIFRALSDPTRRAVLDRLTAGEKNATELREGLEISQPAISQHIAVLRGAGLIREARAGRHVNYSVNPDGLRPLFDWLTRYRSFWPDRVERLKTLLKEMDQ, translated from the coding sequence ATGAACGAATCTGAGATATTCCGTGCTTTGTCCGACCCCACCCGCCGCGCCGTTCTCGATCGGCTGACGGCGGGCGAGAAAAATGCGACGGAACTGCGCGAAGGGCTGGAGATTTCGCAGCCGGCTATTTCACAGCACATCGCCGTGCTGCGCGGCGCAGGCCTGATCAGGGAAGCGCGCGCCGGCCGGCATGTGAACTACAGCGTCAACCCGGACGGGCTGCGGCCACTGTTCGACTGGCTCACCCGCTATCGCAGCTTCTGGCCGGACCGCGTCGAGAGGCTGAAGACACTGCTCAAGGAGATGGACCAATGA
- a CDS encoding ABC transporter ATP-binding protein produces MSRFRIDLRGGAFRSVLGFTFRHWRRQPVRLVIISAAVLISTMADVLTPLYSGRLIDAVASGAATDAVAWNAALAAFFTLLALATGSLVFRHIAFAGIIELTLKMMSDIAQDAFHRVQRFSTDWHANSFAGSTVRKVTRGMWALDLLNDTLLVALLPSFVMLVGSTILLGWHWPMMGLIIAAGSLIFITQTVVMSLGFVAPAASLANSWDTRLGGSLADAVSCNSVVKAFGAEEREEGRLAKVIAKWRHRTGRTWMRGTINGTSQNITLVLLRAAIIGFALYLWSSGQASAGDIAFVLTSFFLLQGYLRDVGMHIRNLQRSVNDMEELVDIQGQPLGVADRPGAKPIQIGEGGIEFKHVTFHYGTHANPLYRDFSVSIKPGERVGLVGHSGSGKTTFVKLIQRLYDVGGGKITIDGQDIAKATQSSLRSQIAIVQQEPILFHRSLAENIAYARPGATQAEIEHAAKLASAHDFIQRLPKGYGTLVGERGVKLSGGERQRVAIARAFLADAPILILDEATSSLDSESEVLIQQAMERLMVGRTTLIIAHRLSTVRALDRLLVFDRGEIVEEGRHEALVRRDGGIYRRLFERQALELTKGLV; encoded by the coding sequence ATGTCTCGTTTCCGTATCGATCTGCGCGGCGGTGCATTCCGCAGCGTTCTGGGTTTCACTTTCAGGCACTGGCGTCGCCAGCCGGTCCGGCTCGTCATTATCTCGGCGGCCGTGCTCATTTCGACGATGGCTGACGTGTTGACGCCGCTTTATTCGGGCCGGCTTATCGACGCCGTCGCCAGTGGGGCGGCGACCGACGCTGTGGCATGGAATGCGGCGCTGGCCGCGTTCTTCACCTTGCTTGCGCTTGCCACGGGCTCGCTGGTGTTCCGCCATATCGCCTTTGCCGGCATCATCGAGCTGACGCTCAAGATGATGTCCGACATCGCCCAGGATGCGTTTCATCGCGTCCAGCGCTTCTCGACCGACTGGCACGCCAACAGCTTCGCCGGCTCGACGGTGCGCAAGGTGACGCGCGGCATGTGGGCGCTCGACCTGCTCAACGACACGCTGTTGGTGGCGCTGCTGCCGTCCTTTGTGATGCTCGTCGGCTCGACCATCCTGCTCGGCTGGCATTGGCCAATGATGGGCCTGATCATTGCCGCGGGCTCGCTGATCTTCATTACCCAGACGGTGGTGATGTCGCTCGGCTTCGTCGCCCCGGCAGCCAGCCTGGCCAACAGCTGGGACACGCGTCTCGGCGGCTCTTTGGCCGACGCCGTCAGCTGCAACTCGGTGGTCAAGGCCTTCGGCGCCGAGGAGCGCGAGGAAGGACGCCTCGCCAAGGTGATCGCCAAGTGGCGTCACCGCACGGGACGTACCTGGATGCGCGGAACGATCAACGGCACGTCGCAGAACATCACGCTGGTCCTGCTGCGCGCCGCGATCATCGGCTTCGCCCTGTACCTGTGGTCCAGCGGCCAGGCCAGCGCCGGCGACATCGCCTTCGTGCTGACTTCGTTCTTCCTGTTGCAGGGCTATCTGCGCGATGTCGGCATGCACATTCGCAACCTGCAACGCTCGGTCAACGACATGGAAGAGCTTGTCGACATCCAGGGCCAGCCGCTCGGTGTTGCCGATCGCCCCGGCGCCAAGCCGATCCAGATCGGCGAAGGCGGCATCGAGTTCAAGCATGTGACGTTCCACTACGGCACGCATGCGAACCCGCTCTACCGGGACTTCTCGGTTTCGATCAAGCCGGGCGAGCGCGTCGGCCTCGTCGGCCATTCCGGTTCCGGCAAGACGACCTTCGTCAAGCTGATCCAGCGGCTGTACGATGTCGGCGGCGGCAAGATCACCATTGACGGGCAGGACATCGCCAAGGCGACGCAGTCGTCGCTGCGTTCGCAGATCGCGATCGTGCAGCAGGAGCCGATCCTGTTCCACCGCTCGCTGGCGGAGAACATCGCCTATGCCCGGCCGGGTGCGACGCAGGCTGAGATCGAGCACGCGGCAAAACTTGCCAGCGCGCACGACTTCATCCAGCGGCTGCCCAAGGGCTATGGCACGCTGGTCGGTGAGCGTGGCGTCAAGCTGTCGGGCGGCGAGCGTCAGCGCGTGGCGATTGCCCGCGCCTTCCTGGCCGATGCGCCGATCCTGATTCTCGACGAGGCGACCTCCAGCCTCGATTCGGAATCGGAGGTGCTGATCCAGCAGGCGATGGAACGCCTGATGGTCGGGCGCACGACGCTGATCATCGCGCACCGTCTGTCGACCGTGCGTGCGCTCGACCGGCTGCTCGTCTTCGATCGTGGCGAGATCGTCGAGGAAGGCCGCCACGAGGCGCTGGTTCGGCGTGACGGCGGCATCTACCGTCGCCTGTTCGAACGCCAGGCGCTGGAGCTCACCAAAGGGCTCGTCTAA
- the gltX gene encoding glutamate--tRNA ligase, producing the protein MTVTVRFAPSPTGRIHIGNARTALFNWLFALKHKGRFVQRFDDTDVERSRQEFADSILYDLHWLGIFPDQTEYQSRRFASYDAAVDKLKASGVLYPCYETPEELDLRRKVRRTRGLPPVYGREALKLTDAERESYEHDGRKPHWRFLLPNFVSDPFATQRTDVHWTDIVRGEETVDLASLSDPVLVREDGTYLYTLPSVVDDIEMEITHVIRGDDHVTNTGVQIALFRALGAEPPVFGHHNLLTTASGEGLSKRTGALSIESLREGGIEPMSVASLAVLVGTSENVTAVPNLGELAEKFDPAATSKSAAKFDPEELVVLNRALLHHMSFDEVRDRLMVLGVSGDHAEAFWMAVRGNLDRLPDAVSWWRILREGPQPAAEIADEDREFVGQALDLLPEEPWDGNVWKDWTAKVKKATGRKGKALFMPLRLALTGLESGPELADLLPLVGREGTLARRP; encoded by the coding sequence ATGACAGTAACAGTTCGCTTCGCCCCTTCGCCCACCGGCCGCATCCACATCGGCAATGCGCGCACCGCCTTGTTCAATTGGTTGTTCGCCCTCAAGCACAAGGGGCGTTTTGTCCAGCGCTTCGACGACACCGATGTCGAGCGCTCGCGGCAGGAATTCGCCGACTCCATTCTCTACGACCTGCACTGGCTCGGCATCTTTCCCGACCAGACCGAGTATCAGTCGCGCCGCTTTGCCAGCTACGATGCAGCCGTCGACAAGCTCAAGGCATCAGGCGTGCTCTATCCGTGCTACGAAACGCCTGAAGAGCTCGACCTGCGCCGCAAGGTGCGGCGGACGCGCGGTCTGCCGCCGGTCTATGGCCGCGAGGCGCTGAAGCTGACCGATGCCGAACGCGAATCCTACGAGCATGACGGGCGCAAGCCGCATTGGCGCTTCCTGCTGCCCAATTTCGTCTCCGATCCGTTCGCAACCCAGCGTACCGACGTGCACTGGACCGACATCGTGCGTGGCGAAGAGACCGTCGATCTGGCGTCCCTGTCCGATCCGGTGCTTGTGCGTGAGGACGGGACCTATCTCTACACGCTGCCGTCAGTGGTCGACGATATCGAGATGGAGATCACCCACGTCATCCGCGGCGACGACCATGTCACCAATACCGGTGTGCAGATCGCGCTGTTTCGCGCGCTCGGCGCCGAACCGCCTGTTTTCGGCCATCACAACCTGCTGACGACAGCGTCCGGCGAGGGGCTGTCCAAGCGCACCGGTGCGCTTTCGATCGAGAGCCTGCGCGAAGGCGGCATCGAACCGATGTCGGTTGCCTCGCTCGCCGTGCTTGTCGGCACGTCGGAGAATGTCACCGCGGTGCCGAACCTTGGCGAACTTGCCGAAAAGTTCGATCCGGCCGCAACCTCGAAATCGGCGGCGAAGTTCGATCCCGAAGAGCTCGTGGTGCTCAATCGCGCGCTGCTGCATCACATGTCCTTTGACGAGGTGCGCGACCGCCTGATGGTGCTTGGCGTCAGCGGCGACCATGCCGAAGCGTTCTGGATGGCTGTGCGCGGCAATCTCGACAGACTGCCGGATGCCGTGTCGTGGTGGCGCATCCTACGCGAAGGGCCGCAGCCGGCTGCCGAAATCGCCGATGAGGATCGCGAGTTCGTCGGTCAGGCGCTGGACCTTTTGCCGGAGGAGCCGTGGGACGGCAATGTCTGGAAAGACTGGACGGCCAAGGTGAAGAAGGCGACCGGCCGCAAGGGCAAGGCGCTGTTTATGCCGCTGCGGCTCGCGCTCACCGGGCTGGAGTCGGGCCCGGAGCTCGCAGATCTATTGCCGCTTGTGGGTCGGGAAGGAACGTTGGCCCGACGGCCCTGA